The Bombus huntii isolate Logan2020A chromosome 6, iyBomHunt1.1, whole genome shotgun sequence genome window below encodes:
- the LOC126866642 gene encoding uncharacterized protein LOC126866642 yields MWKTFYLLLLMLFTFDFPRDRLAGAERVRTNAELVTRDDDQSHRKETRGRPEARDENLGAELVGKWRNNGEALEPKWRDGDTVPLLPFSQFSRFSRDKIDNSEEEDDYDRRAAKYRQNNRRGTFLRSRNSPRLPYSDYEDRELTESRRGYREREEILPRKRNRPWTGENVATFKETRKEDLDRGLEEDKEITSARYREIFQARPNDYEHEFNDEEYLKPRPRKRRPPQNYEFALVENEMLHEGRTENNSGAWSRVNGEENAAEVASKGVALSQNAMELKSLLKMQQEEGLSLSEILQQRNLTLDDLLKGKADVINALKMRDVDESEDYEESAKMMTNSFVKLSTTGKPQWTLATEPVKTKNSQKDEELVISMIPTTIESPKNRTNARASSDKVNNGETYSEVGNATAGKSFLANVDPPRVKITTSMPLPVATNSMELLQADDAAVKSSGSGEIRAESLDEDEIMEFSDFTDYKKGRSGVSPVWLMMKDENVSGPTELETSKSHLEDRGSTLSIEKILSPTERSKSTNNLSMNTGNQEQLLGDSTNIHRSGIPNDEDRREAMDHFEEDYNASSEKEYQSDTPVIYYDLEQSTQISNFTDENDRTIMQELESALDAMSRDINSTLENSRQSLSKNPAAKNDDNNSLKNHQDRNATEKKSYDDIVSEVEPEARAEIFELFASGSAGKRLERLLKSRNMSLEELIALRQRGSSKVHLAQVSRIRAHKPNDEYRIKDTDNLKATNSLSPKEDLHEGRAIVNHDNYDREVGNYLSGSTENSKSIDSLSNSMDLVHPEEFTTERSMPNVEPKTDSEDAKLVDASKMNNENEDKERHHTVQIVDLLTTFDSFPFMKDIQREFSGNEDKRKLLVQESDVGVMFINNDAETIRVNDTSNIVESGFVKEIVKQEPSSINVQTVYSKTSNILGEDENKSEKGKTLSKVKPSIIASGAILGVTLVVFLAIFIVCRIRQKQKYRYSNTFSRAVFQGPVMAARKLSNSSSLSTVMVNVVATSTARRPEKNENQEPTGEMDPKSDIDNDSLDANDSWETIPDYMK; encoded by the exons ATGTGGAAAACATTCTATCTGCTCTTGTTGATGCTTTTCACGTTCGATTTCCCTCGCGATAGGCTCGCCGGAGCCGAGCGCGTTCGAACGAACGCCGAGCTCGTAACCCGAGACGATGATCAGAGCCATCGG AAGGAAACACGAGGCCGACCGGAAGCCAGGGACGAAAACTTGGGGGCCGAGCTGGTGGGCAAGTGGCGGAACAACGGCGAGGCCTTGGAGCCGAAATGGCGAGACGGTGACACGGTTCCGTTGCTTCCATTTTCCCAATTTTCCCGCTTCTCCCGCGACAAAATCGACAACAGCGAAGAGGAAGACGACTACGATCGTCGTGCAGCGAAATATCGTCAGAACAACAGGCGAGGGACTTTTCTTCGTTCCAGGAACAGTCCTCGTTTACCGTACAGTGACTACGAAGACCGTGAACTAACGGAAAGCAGGCGCGGATACCGTGAACGAGAAGAGATCCTACCACGGAAGAGAAATCGACCATGGACTGGCGAAAACGTGGCTACGTTCAAGGAAACGAGGAAGGAAGACCTAGACAGAGGCTTGGAAGAAGACAAGGAGATAACATCAGCGAGATATCGAGAGATATTTCAAGCACGACCGAACGACTACGAGCACGAATTCAACGACGAAGAGTATCTAAAGCCTCGACCGAGAAAAAGGAGGCCACCGCAAAACTACGAATTCGCTTTGGTAGAAAACGAAATGTTGCACGAAGGGAGAACAGAAAACAATTCTGGAGCTTGGTCGAGAGTAAACGGTGAAGAAAATGCCGCGGAGGTAGCTAGCAAGGGCGTTGCTCTCTCACAGAACGCCATGGAATTGAAGTCGCTGTTGAAGATGCAACAAGAGGAAGGTCTGAGCTTGTCCGAGATTCTACAGCAGAGGAATCTGACTCTCGATGATCTGTTGAAGGGCAAAGCTGACGTGATCAACGCTCTGAAGATGAGAGACGTCGACGAGAGCGAGGACTACGAGGAGTCTGCGAAGATGATGACCAACTCATTCGTCAAACTTTCCACCACCGGCAAACCGCAATGGACGCTCGCTACGGAACCTGTAAAAACGAAGAATTCTCAGAAGGACGAAGAACTGGTAATTTCTATGATTCCGACGACCATAGAATCGCCAAAGAATCGGACAAACGCGAGAGCATCCTCGGACAAAGTAAACAACGGCGAAACGTATTCAGAGGTAGGAAACGCAACGGCTGGAAAATCGTTTCTCGCTAATGTCGATCCGCCGCGGGTTAAGATTACGACATCGATGCCGTTGCCGGTTGCGACGAATTCCATGGAGCTCTTGCAAGCCGACGACGCCGCTGTGAAATCATCGGGCAGTGGTGAAATCAGAGCCGAGAGTTTAGACGAGGACGAAATCATGGAATTCTCCGATTTCACCGATTACAAGAAAGGACGGAGCGGCGTGTCTCCCGTCTGGCTGATGATGAAAGACGAGAATGTCAGCGGCCCTACCGAACTCGAAACTTCCAAGAGTCACCTGGAGGATAGAGGATCCACGTTGAGCATCGAGAAAATACTCAGCCCTACGGAACGTTCAAAATCGACGAATAATTTGTCCATGAATACTGGAAACCAAGAGCAACTTCTTGGTGATTCGACTAATATTCATAGAAGCGGAATACCCAATGATGAAGACCGACGCGAGGCCATGGACCATTTTGAAGAGGACTATAACGCTTCTTCCGAGAAGGAATACCAGAGTGACACGCCAGTGATATACTACGACCTGGAACAGAGCACTCAGATTAGTAATTTCACTGATGAGAACGATAGGACCATAATGCAGGAATTAGAGTCTGCGTTGGATGCAATGTCTCGTGATATCAATTCCACGTTGGAGAATTCGCGTCAAAGTCTTTCAAAGAATCCAGCCGCGAAGAACGATGATAATAATAGTCTGAAAAATCATCAGGATAGAAATGCAACAGAGAAGAAGAGTTACGATGATATCGTGTCGGAAGTGGAGCCAGAAGCCCGGGCCGAGATCTTTGAATTGTTTGCTTCTGGGTCAGCAGGGAAGAGACTGGAGCGTCTTCTTAAATCGAGAAACATGAGTTTGGAGGAACTGATTGCGTTGAGACAGAGAGGATCTAGCAAAGTCCATTTGGCTCAAGTGTCGCGAATCAGAGCTCACAAACCTAACGATGAATATCGAATAAAAGATACGGATAATTTGAAAGCAACAAATTCTTTGTCGCCTAAAGAGGACCTCCACGAAGGAAGAGCGATAGTAAATCATGACAACTACGATAGAGAAGTCGGTAATTATTTGTCAGGATCGACTGAAAACTCAAAAAGCATCGATTCATTGTCAAATTCAATGGATCTCGTTCATCCTGAAGAGTTCACGACCGAACGATCGATGCCTAATGTAGAACCAAAGACTGACAGCGAAGATGCAAAGCTTGTTGATGCTTCAAAGATGAACAACGAGAACGAAGACAAGGAGAGACATCATACAGTGCAGATTGTTGATCTGTTGACAACCTTCGATTCTTTCCCATTCATGAAGGATATTCAACGAGAGTTTTCTGGTAATGAAGACAAAAGAAAGTTGCTCGTACAGGAGAGCGACGTTGGCGTGATGTTCATCAACAACGACGCGGAAACGATACGCGTCAACGATACTTCAAACATCGTAGAATCTGGCTTCGTTAAGGAGATAGTAAAGCAGGAACCAAGTTCTATCAACGTTCAAACCGTGTACAGCAAAACTAGCAACATTCTCGGTGAAGATGAGAACAAAAGCGAGAAAGGAAAGACTCTTTCGAAGGTGAAACCGAGCATAATAGCTAGTGGCGCAATTCTTGGTGTAACTCTTGTAGTTTTCCTAGCGATATTTATCGTATGCAGGATCCGACAGAAACAGAAATATAGGTACAGCAACACGTTTTCTAGAGCGGTGTTTCAGGGTCCAGTAATGGCAGCCAGGAAACTATCAAATTCGAGCAGCTTAAGCACCGTGATGGTCAACGTGGTAGCCACGTCAACGGCGAGAAGGCCAGAGAAAAACGAAAACCAAGAACCTACGGGAGAGATGGATCCCAAGAGTGACATCGATAATGACTCGTTAGATGCTAACGACAGCTGGGAGACCATACCtgattatatgaaataa